From the Shewanella amazonensis SB2B genome, one window contains:
- a CDS encoding DUF6776 family protein, with translation MANYQRWLDRLQVMERKFRPSSWYLFLLMLVAFLLGALSYHLTLSMEQPVLNLGGGRAKQLAEELKTQNQLLASRNLELAVEKEANVQMQAMFTEQAAKQRELERELAFYRAVMAPNENAEGVTIHGMELTASPVEGQQRLKVVLTQLQKRRQNIKGSLELTLVGLVDNKLTSLQLKDVGAKLDNFDFRYFQVLETPVTFPAEFQLTTIKAKIRVSKGRYNQAALAEQEFSLPMLTGETKEPGIILEQNSQVTDNSGQQSEVRGSND, from the coding sequence ATGGCGAATTATCAACGTTGGCTCGATAGGCTGCAAGTGATGGAGCGCAAATTCCGCCCTTCGAGCTGGTATTTGTTTTTGTTGATGCTGGTCGCGTTTTTACTGGGTGCCCTTAGCTACCATTTGACCCTGTCCATGGAGCAACCCGTGTTGAATCTTGGTGGCGGCAGGGCCAAGCAACTGGCCGAGGAGCTGAAAACCCAGAATCAACTGCTGGCGAGTCGCAATCTGGAGCTGGCCGTGGAGAAGGAAGCCAATGTCCAGATGCAGGCCATGTTCACCGAACAGGCCGCCAAACAGCGTGAGCTTGAGCGGGAGCTGGCGTTTTACCGCGCTGTGATGGCGCCCAATGAAAATGCCGAAGGTGTTACCATCCACGGAATGGAGCTCACGGCGTCCCCGGTTGAGGGGCAACAAAGGCTCAAGGTGGTGTTAACCCAACTGCAAAAGCGGCGGCAAAACATCAAGGGAAGCCTGGAGTTAACCCTGGTGGGGTTGGTGGACAACAAGCTGACCAGCCTGCAGCTGAAAGACGTGGGAGCCAAGCTTGATAATTTCGACTTCCGTTACTTCCAGGTGCTTGAAACTCCTGTGACATTCCCGGCAGAGTTTCAACTGACGACCATCAAGGCCAAGATACGTGTCTCCAAGGGGCGTTATAATCAGGCCGCGCTGGCAGAGCAGGAATTCAGCCTGCCGATGCTGACGGGAGAGACAAAAGAGCCCGGTATAATACTTGAACAAAATAGTCAGGTAACGGATAATTCCGGGCAGCAATCTGAAGTTCGAGGTAGTAATGACTGA
- the tyrS gene encoding tyrosine--tRNA ligase — MADLDQVLAEIKRGTDEILLEADLIEKLKEGRPLRVKLGADPTAPDIHLGHTVILNKLRLFQELGHEVIFLIGDFTGMVGDPSGKNSTRPPLTREQVLANAETYKEQVYKILDPAKTRIEFNSSWLEQLGAAGMIRLASHQTVARMLERDDFKKRYGSGQPIAIHEFMYPLLQGWDSVALKADIELGGTDQKFNLLMGRELQKAEGQKPQTVIMMPLLEGLDGVKKMSKSAHNYIGVSEAPDEMFGKLMSISDELMWRYFDLLSFRPLAEVQQFKADVEAGANPRDIKIALAKEIIARFHDQAAADAAHQNFIDRFQKGAIPDDIEEVTLSAGAEGMAVANLLKEAGLVGSTSDAMRMIKQGAVKMDGEKLEDAKQVFSAGLSAVFQVGKRKFAKVTLS; from the coding sequence ATGGCTGATTTGGACCAGGTATTAGCAGAAATTAAACGGGGCACAGACGAGATCCTGCTCGAAGCAGATCTGATTGAGAAACTGAAAGAGGGCCGTCCACTGCGGGTGAAGCTGGGTGCCGATCCTACCGCTCCCGATATCCATCTGGGCCACACGGTTATTCTGAACAAACTGCGTCTGTTTCAGGAGCTGGGGCACGAAGTTATCTTCCTTATCGGTGACTTCACCGGCATGGTAGGTGACCCAAGTGGTAAAAACAGTACCCGTCCGCCACTGACCCGTGAGCAGGTTCTGGCCAACGCTGAAACCTACAAGGAACAGGTGTACAAAATTCTCGATCCGGCCAAGACGCGCATCGAATTCAACTCCAGCTGGCTTGAGCAGCTTGGTGCTGCCGGCATGATCCGCCTGGCTTCCCATCAAACCGTGGCCCGCATGCTGGAACGTGATGATTTTAAAAAGCGTTATGGCAGCGGTCAGCCCATCGCCATCCATGAGTTTATGTACCCGCTGCTGCAGGGTTGGGACTCGGTTGCGCTGAAGGCAGACATTGAACTGGGTGGTACCGATCAGAAGTTCAACCTGCTGATGGGCCGGGAGCTGCAAAAGGCCGAAGGTCAGAAGCCGCAGACAGTGATTATGATGCCGCTGCTGGAAGGTCTCGATGGCGTCAAGAAGATGTCCAAGTCTGCCCACAACTATATAGGTGTGAGCGAAGCGCCGGATGAAATGTTCGGTAAGCTGATGTCTATTTCAGACGAGCTGATGTGGCGCTACTTCGATCTGTTGTCGTTCCGCCCATTGGCAGAAGTACAGCAGTTCAAGGCCGATGTGGAAGCCGGAGCCAACCCAAGAGACATCAAGATCGCGCTCGCCAAGGAAATCATTGCCCGTTTCCACGACCAGGCCGCCGCCGATGCTGCTCATCAGAACTTTATCGACCGTTTCCAGAAGGGGGCTATCCCCGATGATATCGAAGAAGTAACCCTGAGCGCAGGTGCTGAAGGTATGGCAGTGGCCAACCTGCTCAAAGAAGCTGGTCTCGTGGGTTCGACCTCCGATGCCATGCGAATGATTAAGCAGGGAGCGGTGAAAATGGACGGTGAAAAGCTGGAAGATGCCAAGCAGGTATTCAGTGCCGGTCTGAGCGCCGTATTCCAGGTTGGCAAGCGCAAGTTTGCCAAGGTGACTCTGAGCTAA
- a CDS encoding anhydro-N-acetylmuramic acid kinase, translating into MSQSLFIGLMSGTSMDGVDAVLVDFDTPSPKLIATHTEAIPEHLFKGLQRLCQPGQDEVNRLGRLDRSVGSLFAKAVNNLLASSGIDKSQVVAIGSHGQTVRHMPNLEVGFTVQIGDPNTIAAETGIDVIADFRRKDIALGGQGAPLVPAFHQQIFAKADKRRVILNIGGIANITWLPGNAEAVLGFDTGPGNTLIDGWIQQVKQQAFDRDGAFAASGKTDNTLLAQLLSHPYFMQPYPKSTGRELFNNAWLEQQLEKFGHLDEADIQSTLLDLTCHSIAADILKLSNSGELFVCGGGALNIELMNRLQALLPGFTLTTTSVLGVDPKWVEAIAFAWLALRHHQGLPANLPAVTGARREAILGARFPAA; encoded by the coding sequence ATGAGCCAATCTTTGTTTATCGGACTCATGTCCGGCACCAGTATGGACGGTGTGGACGCTGTCCTGGTGGATTTCGACACTCCATCCCCCAAACTCATTGCCACCCACACAGAAGCCATTCCGGAACACCTGTTCAAAGGGCTGCAGCGTTTATGTCAGCCCGGACAGGATGAAGTAAATCGGCTTGGACGACTCGACCGCAGCGTTGGCAGTCTCTTTGCCAAAGCCGTCAACAACCTGCTTGCCAGCAGTGGCATAGATAAGTCCCAGGTCGTGGCCATTGGCAGCCATGGTCAAACCGTTAGGCACATGCCCAACCTCGAGGTGGGGTTCACTGTGCAAATCGGCGATCCCAACACCATTGCCGCCGAAACAGGTATCGATGTCATTGCTGATTTTCGCCGCAAAGATATTGCACTTGGCGGCCAGGGAGCACCGCTGGTCCCGGCATTCCACCAGCAGATTTTTGCTAAAGCAGATAAACGCCGGGTGATCCTCAACATAGGTGGTATCGCCAATATCACCTGGTTGCCGGGCAATGCAGAGGCTGTACTTGGATTTGATACCGGGCCGGGCAACACCCTGATAGATGGCTGGATACAGCAGGTAAAACAACAGGCTTTCGATCGGGACGGCGCCTTTGCCGCCAGTGGTAAAACCGACAATACGCTCTTGGCCCAGTTGCTGTCGCATCCGTATTTTATGCAGCCATACCCCAAGAGCACCGGTCGTGAGCTTTTCAATAACGCTTGGCTGGAACAGCAACTGGAAAAGTTTGGCCACCTCGACGAGGCCGATATTCAGTCAACCCTGCTGGACTTAACCTGCCACAGTATCGCGGCGGATATTCTCAAGCTGTCAAACAGTGGCGAGTTGTTTGTATGCGGCGGTGGCGCCCTCAATATTGAGCTGATGAACCGCCTGCAGGCCCTGTTACCCGGGTTTACACTGACTACCACTTCGGTGCTTGGAGTTGACCCGAAATGGGTTGAGGCCATCGCCTTTGCCTGGCTTGCCCTGCGCCACCATCAGGGACTGCCGGCCAACCTGCCCGCCGTGACAGGGGCAAGACGCGAAGCCATACTCGGCGCCCGCTTCCCGGCGGCTTGA
- a CDS encoding peptidoglycan DD-metalloendopeptidase family protein, with product MTKVITLLKLLPKKHQVILSILLLLTTVTLFFPSEDAEASRQTPTANDNIDFTLPLSQRTPTPPMGQAADIDIAAPNGESVQEAMPSAKASATPSNREVEHFEVSRGDTLAALFQRAGLSSRDVYEITRLPEAKNNLLKIMPGEEIVIMKDDKGEFAELSYRIDGVSTLTVQRTESGYSERIDVKQLTTRTDFAQGKIFSNFWTAAVDAGLNSGQIMDLATVFGWDIDFAQDLQKGDTFALLYEKHYADGEFVRNGAILAAEFINDGKRYTAVRYEDGNYYSESGQSMRKAFLRSPVDFNYVSSNFNPKRLHPVTGQVKAHRGVDYVAAIGTPIKAAGAGKVIEAGYNQYNGNYVFIRHNGTYTTKYLHLNKRRVKKGDSVKQGQIIGTLGKTGRVTGAHLHYEFIVNGVHRNPRTIDLPKAESIGKKELAKFSRISKDLMAKISFNKQQQLALAPEGKQTP from the coding sequence ATGACAAAGGTTATTACGCTTCTCAAGCTGCTCCCCAAAAAGCATCAGGTCATTCTGAGCATTCTTTTATTGTTAACCACAGTCACCCTGTTTTTCCCCTCTGAGGATGCCGAAGCCTCACGGCAAACCCCAACAGCAAACGACAATATCGATTTTACCCTGCCCTTGTCGCAGCGCACCCCCACGCCGCCGATGGGCCAGGCCGCAGACATAGACATAGCCGCCCCCAATGGTGAGAGCGTGCAGGAAGCCATGCCAAGTGCAAAAGCCAGCGCAACGCCCTCAAACCGCGAGGTAGAGCATTTTGAAGTATCCAGGGGCGACACATTGGCGGCACTGTTTCAGCGTGCCGGACTCTCCAGCCGCGATGTTTACGAAATCACCCGGCTGCCGGAGGCCAAAAACAACCTGCTGAAAATCATGCCTGGGGAAGAAATTGTCATCATGAAAGATGACAAGGGTGAGTTTGCCGAGCTCAGTTACCGTATCGACGGCGTGTCGACTCTCACGGTACAGCGCACCGAATCCGGGTACAGCGAGCGAATCGATGTAAAGCAGCTGACCACGCGAACCGATTTTGCCCAGGGTAAGATTTTCAGCAATTTTTGGACAGCCGCCGTGGATGCTGGCCTTAACAGCGGCCAGATCATGGATTTGGCCACCGTGTTTGGCTGGGACATCGACTTTGCCCAGGATCTGCAAAAAGGCGATACTTTCGCCCTGCTCTATGAAAAACACTATGCCGACGGCGAGTTCGTGCGAAATGGTGCCATTCTGGCGGCTGAGTTTATCAACGATGGCAAACGCTACACTGCGGTGCGCTACGAAGACGGTAACTACTATTCCGAAAGTGGCCAGAGCATGCGCAAAGCCTTTTTGCGATCGCCGGTTGACTTCAATTACGTCAGTTCCAATTTCAACCCCAAGCGCCTGCATCCGGTAACAGGCCAGGTCAAGGCCCACAGGGGCGTTGACTATGTAGCCGCCATTGGCACACCGATTAAAGCCGCAGGCGCGGGCAAGGTGATAGAGGCCGGTTACAATCAGTACAATGGCAACTACGTGTTTATTCGCCATAACGGCACTTACACCACCAAGTATCTGCACCTGAACAAACGCAGGGTGAAAAAGGGTGACTCGGTTAAACAAGGCCAAATTATCGGAACACTCGGCAAAACCGGCCGGGTGACCGGGGCTCACCTGCATTATGAATTTATCGTCAATGGCGTACACAGAAACCCCCGTACGATTGACCTGCCCAAGGCAGAGTCCATTGGCAAGAAAGAATTGGCGAAATTCAGCCGCATCAGCAAGGATTTGATGGCTAAAATTTCCTTTAACAAGCAACAGCAACTGGCGCTGGCGCCAGAGGGCAAACAAACTCCATGA
- a CDS encoding nuclear transport factor 2 family protein: MPEEQQMAVNYIQALTEHDYSALARYYNRDSVFQDRTAGRKYKGGRFIIEFFERAHAGVLEYNFSIEHMYNSGSLVVMIGNYRFKGPGEQFGKPGKIIDVAVPAVTTLRLDMRNHRVTEHTDLIDYQTMADQLSMQ; encoded by the coding sequence ATGCCTGAAGAACAGCAAATGGCAGTAAACTATATTCAGGCGCTGACAGAGCATGACTACAGCGCCCTCGCCAGATACTACAATCGCGACAGTGTTTTTCAGGACAGAACCGCCGGACGCAAATACAAGGGTGGGCGTTTTATTATCGAATTTTTCGAGCGCGCCCACGCCGGTGTACTGGAATACAACTTCAGCATTGAGCACATGTACAACTCAGGCTCTCTGGTGGTCATGATAGGCAACTACCGTTTCAAGGGGCCGGGAGAGCAATTCGGCAAGCCGGGTAAAATCATTGACGTAGCTGTTCCAGCAGTTACAACCCTGAGATTGGATATGCGCAATCACAGGGTGACCGAACACACCGACCTTATCGACTATCAGACCATGGCCGACCAGTTATCCATGCAATAA
- the erpA gene encoding iron-sulfur cluster insertion protein ErpA, with amino-acid sequence MTEQTDVAMPISFTDAAAAKVKALLDEEQNDALKLRVYVTGGGCSGFQYGFTFDEKVNDGDFTVEKQGVQLVVDPMSLQYLMGGEVDYTSGLEGSRFFVKNPNATTTCGCGASFSV; translated from the coding sequence ATGACTGAACAAACTGACGTAGCCATGCCCATCTCTTTCACCGATGCAGCGGCTGCCAAAGTTAAGGCTCTGCTCGATGAAGAGCAGAATGATGCACTCAAGCTGCGCGTCTATGTTACCGGCGGTGGCTGTTCTGGGTTCCAGTACGGTTTCACCTTCGATGAAAAGGTGAACGACGGCGATTTCACCGTGGAAAAGCAGGGTGTTCAGCTGGTGGTCGACCCCATGAGTCTGCAATACCTGATGGGCGGTGAAGTGGATTACACTTCAGGCTTGGAAGGCTCACGCTTCTTTGTGAAGAACCCCAACGCCACCACCACCTGTGGCTGTGGCGCCAGCTTCTCTGTGTAA
- a CDS encoding S9 family peptidase, translating to MKLCPPIPALIISSLLSFPLSLANLALAGEQVAGYQIPSSPLAALVEQAKQNKVLLSPDGFWLLSLSPQGAPTVKQLAQPMMRLGGTEIDSHGHLPGKLPTLYDELSLRRASDMQRQSIPGLSALMPVMAPKFSPDGKTLALISLATDQPRLQLIELASGKVQEQDLRLNFSLGVNYRWLPDSSALLLPLVVGEHGQAPSSQSAIPGMPAIKESQPNQVAKRTHRNLLKNPADHQAFAQQVLSQLALLSTEGELRPLGSPVFLLDADASPDGRFILVEQLTEPFSNRVPYRGFAKRFEVMSLTSGDALYRVRVPGSDAERDDADMPGPAPRLFHWQGEANLVWVEGHRSEAKRSKTQETDAPANDAAVHESSDAQKAEASFRDTLYTLSPPFTVSAKVLGQTQWPISAINWRDDGKALISQIRRSKQLIKVSLLSPATANTATAWQDWYQISSKDKYQDPGTLVRDPVTHLVATRNGAMYHYGDGHSDDGMRPFLATSKAGEARSLLWQSAPSAFERVVALESLSPLQLLVSQETPLQPPRLYRVWPESGKREPLIPLAKRQPALEGIQKEHIQFSRADGQPLSGTLYLPANYRHGDGPLPVLIWAYPREYKNAEVAAQVDFNPLSYPRLSPLSAPAMVAAGFAVFDRVSMPIIGVGKNKPNDTFLAQLVANAEAAVKVLTDRGIAEPGRIAVGGHSYGAFMVANLLAHTDLFATGIARSGAYNRSLTPFGFQNERRNYWEAQALYQQMSPFNVADKINEPLLLIHGEADANSGTYPMQSSRLFDAVSTLGGQARLVTLPFEGHSYRARESQLHVLWEQEAWLRSHLSPKETTAAAAAQPL from the coding sequence ATGAAACTCTGCCCCCCGATACCAGCCCTCATAATAAGCAGTCTGCTCTCATTCCCACTCAGCCTGGCCAACCTTGCCCTGGCCGGTGAACAAGTGGCGGGCTATCAGATACCGAGCTCGCCTCTCGCAGCCTTGGTTGAACAGGCCAAACAGAACAAGGTGCTCTTGTCACCGGATGGCTTTTGGTTGTTAAGTTTAAGCCCACAGGGCGCCCCCACCGTCAAGCAACTCGCTCAGCCCATGATGCGTTTGGGAGGAACGGAAATCGACAGCCATGGTCATCTGCCGGGCAAATTACCCACCTTGTACGACGAGCTGAGTCTGAGGCGCGCCAGTGACATGCAGCGTCAATCCATCCCGGGACTGAGCGCATTAATGCCGGTTATGGCGCCCAAATTCTCCCCCGACGGTAAAACCCTGGCCTTGATAAGCCTCGCCACCGACCAGCCGAGATTACAACTGATTGAGCTGGCATCGGGTAAGGTGCAGGAACAGGACTTAAGGCTCAATTTCAGTTTGGGGGTAAATTATCGCTGGCTGCCAGACAGCAGCGCCTTGCTTCTGCCCCTTGTTGTCGGTGAGCATGGTCAGGCGCCCAGTTCGCAAAGCGCCATCCCTGGCATGCCCGCCATCAAAGAGAGTCAACCCAATCAGGTGGCCAAACGTACCCACAGAAATTTGCTGAAAAACCCAGCCGATCACCAGGCCTTTGCACAGCAGGTGTTAAGTCAGTTGGCTTTACTCTCTACAGAAGGTGAACTTCGTCCACTGGGAAGCCCCGTTTTTTTGCTGGATGCCGACGCTTCGCCCGACGGCCGCTTTATATTGGTTGAGCAGCTGACCGAACCCTTCTCAAACAGAGTCCCCTACCGCGGTTTTGCCAAACGCTTCGAGGTTATGAGTCTGACAAGCGGTGATGCCCTTTACCGTGTCCGGGTACCCGGCAGCGATGCTGAGCGGGATGATGCTGATATGCCCGGCCCTGCGCCAAGGCTGTTCCACTGGCAGGGCGAGGCCAACCTGGTGTGGGTCGAGGGACATCGCAGCGAGGCAAAACGTTCAAAGACGCAAGAAACTGACGCACCGGCAAACGACGCAGCAGTACATGAGAGCAGCGACGCGCAAAAAGCTGAAGCCAGCTTCAGGGATACCCTCTATACCCTGAGTCCGCCTTTTACTGTGTCCGCTAAAGTACTGGGGCAAACCCAGTGGCCCATCAGCGCCATCAATTGGCGCGATGATGGCAAGGCCTTGATAAGCCAAATCCGTCGCAGCAAGCAACTTATCAAAGTGAGCCTGCTAAGCCCCGCCACTGCCAATACCGCAACCGCCTGGCAGGACTGGTACCAGATAAGCAGCAAAGATAAATATCAGGATCCGGGCACGCTGGTACGTGACCCTGTGACCCATCTGGTGGCGACCCGAAACGGTGCCATGTATCACTATGGCGATGGTCACTCAGATGACGGTATGCGCCCTTTTTTGGCCACCAGTAAGGCAGGAGAAGCCCGCAGCCTTCTGTGGCAAAGTGCGCCATCGGCGTTCGAGCGGGTGGTGGCACTGGAGTCTCTCTCACCGCTTCAGTTGCTCGTGAGCCAGGAAACACCATTGCAACCACCCCGGCTCTACCGGGTTTGGCCTGAAAGTGGTAAACGCGAACCCTTGATACCACTGGCAAAACGCCAACCCGCCCTCGAAGGCATACAGAAGGAGCATATTCAGTTCAGCCGCGCCGACGGCCAACCCTTGTCCGGCACCCTCTATCTTCCGGCCAATTACCGCCACGGCGATGGTCCGCTGCCTGTGCTGATTTGGGCGTATCCGAGGGAGTATAAGAATGCCGAGGTGGCCGCTCAGGTCGACTTTAATCCACTCTCTTACCCCAGACTGAGTCCGCTCAGTGCTCCAGCCATGGTAGCTGCGGGATTCGCGGTGTTCGACAGGGTGTCGATGCCGATTATCGGTGTTGGTAAAAACAAGCCCAATGATACTTTTCTCGCGCAACTGGTGGCCAATGCCGAGGCTGCCGTCAAAGTGCTGACTGACAGAGGCATAGCCGAACCCGGTCGCATCGCCGTTGGCGGCCACTCCTACGGCGCCTTTATGGTGGCCAACCTGCTGGCACACACCGACCTTTTTGCAACCGGTATCGCCCGAAGCGGCGCCTATAATCGCAGCCTCACGCCTTTTGGGTTCCAAAACGAGCGGCGCAATTACTGGGAGGCCCAGGCGCTGTATCAGCAGATGTCACCCTTTAACGTGGCCGACAAGATAAACGAGCCGCTGCTGCTTATCCACGGTGAAGCGGATGCCAACTCCGGCACCTACCCCATGCAGTCAAGCCGCCTGTTTGATGCAGTGTCCACCCTTGGCGGTCAGGCCCGTTTGGTGACCCTGCCCTTTGAGGGCCACAGCTATCGCGCGCGGGAGTCCCAGTTGCATGTCCTGTGGGAACAGGAAGCCTGGCTTCGAAGCCATCTGTCACCCAAAGAAACGACGGCCGCTGCGGCAGCTCAGCCCCTGTAG
- a CDS encoding winged helix-turn-helix domain-containing protein yields the protein MLETKQSVFYLGSCRIDASDNSLQFPASADCVQERITLQPKFVEVLAYLAHHYPRVVTRDALITDIWEGNTYVGEKALTNAVWHLRQQLGPLGAGEVIETVRKTGYRLCIEPRFELPAEDGQLRLERKSRLLGRALIGCSVTLALVLAVAGHHWYRDTLHRPFGVDRLTSDGGSERFPSVSPDGRFLVYGGQQPGKNGSLFQLDLEHPDASPRQLTPDSSDELRAVWSNDGKSLYFPSASAGECKITRLDLKDGQLTPLADCTSVTTAIDLTVDGTGLAFITTNAPQKNAGIYLLDLTEKEAEPVRLSCDTECPYRDRDFAFSPDGQTLAIARRFGDISEDIFLRQLADGSERRLTQGIEDIRGLSWHRDGRRLVYSTEEAGNRGGYLIDTETGEITALDQDGLSYPRFVPDSDELVFYHYNNHRQLVSMHPFAEVPQAPFPMIYGNFSQRYADYSPEARRLVFVSNESEHNEIWTSDVDGQRRQMHTSLKRQATSPAWSHDGSRIAFVAADTNHEGNKLHILDIRDNSIRVVASPYINHGRPEWSGDDSFLLASTVDGLTRFHLDNKPPTLVSPIMVRRLQVLGDWLYFSYSTGPRGLWRMPWQGGKPEQVLGAKLMSDGYNWTVADDGVFFRQRHSGSALLSYFDFARAEVRPLIELPPNSISRQENMVWVEKEQKLVLVSWNYPRRDVMRLRHPALQ from the coding sequence ATGCTTGAGACCAAACAGAGCGTATTTTACCTCGGCAGCTGCCGTATCGATGCGAGCGACAACAGCCTGCAGTTTCCCGCCTCTGCCGACTGTGTGCAGGAGCGCATCACCCTGCAGCCCAAGTTTGTTGAAGTGCTCGCTTATCTTGCTCATCACTATCCCAGGGTGGTGACGAGGGATGCGCTGATCACTGACATCTGGGAAGGGAATACCTACGTGGGCGAGAAGGCGCTCACCAACGCAGTGTGGCACCTGAGGCAGCAACTCGGACCGCTTGGCGCGGGAGAGGTCATAGAAACAGTCCGTAAAACCGGGTACCGGCTTTGTATCGAACCCAGATTCGAGCTACCTGCCGAAGATGGACAATTGCGCCTTGAGCGTAAGAGTCGGCTCCTTGGCCGGGCTCTAATCGGGTGCTCAGTGACGCTTGCATTGGTATTGGCCGTGGCAGGCCACCATTGGTACCGGGACACGCTGCACCGCCCCTTTGGGGTCGACAGGCTCACCAGCGATGGCGGCTCAGAGCGTTTCCCCAGTGTGTCCCCCGATGGGCGCTTTTTGGTGTATGGCGGCCAGCAGCCCGGTAAAAACGGCAGCTTGTTTCAGCTGGATTTGGAGCATCCCGATGCCAGTCCAAGACAGCTCACCCCCGACAGTTCCGATGAGCTGCGCGCCGTCTGGTCTAACGACGGCAAGTCGTTGTATTTCCCCAGTGCTTCTGCCGGGGAGTGCAAAATAACCCGGCTGGATCTGAAAGATGGTCAGCTCACTCCCCTTGCCGACTGCACCAGCGTCACTACGGCCATCGACCTTACCGTTGATGGCACTGGCCTGGCGTTTATCACCACCAATGCCCCACAAAAGAATGCAGGCATATACCTGCTGGATTTGACCGAGAAAGAGGCTGAGCCGGTGCGCCTGTCCTGTGACACAGAGTGCCCCTACCGCGACAGAGATTTTGCCTTCAGTCCCGATGGACAAACTCTGGCCATCGCCAGGCGTTTTGGCGATATATCGGAAGACATTTTTTTACGCCAGCTTGCCGACGGCAGTGAGCGGCGACTGACTCAGGGGATTGAAGATATACGCGGTCTGTCCTGGCACAGAGACGGGCGGCGTCTGGTATACAGCACCGAAGAGGCGGGTAACCGTGGCGGCTATCTTATCGATACCGAAACCGGCGAAATCACGGCACTGGATCAGGATGGTTTAAGCTACCCCCGCTTTGTGCCCGATTCCGACGAGCTGGTGTTCTATCACTACAATAATCATCGCCAGCTGGTGTCGATGCATCCATTTGCCGAGGTGCCCCAGGCTCCGTTTCCGATGATTTACGGCAACTTCAGCCAACGTTATGCGGATTATTCACCCGAGGCCCGGCGCTTGGTGTTTGTGTCCAATGAGTCAGAGCACAATGAAATCTGGACATCGGACGTGGACGGGCAGCGGCGGCAAATGCACACCTCGCTGAAACGTCAGGCCACTTCGCCCGCCTGGTCACACGACGGCAGTCGTATCGCCTTTGTGGCCGCGGATACCAATCACGAGGGTAACAAGCTGCATATTCTGGATATTCGCGACAACAGCATCCGGGTTGTGGCGTCGCCTTATATCAACCATGGCCGTCCCGAGTGGAGTGGTGACGACAGCTTTTTGCTGGCCAGCACTGTGGATGGTTTGACCCGCTTCCATCTGGACAACAAACCTCCAACTCTGGTGTCTCCCATTATGGTGCGGCGTCTTCAGGTGTTGGGGGATTGGCTCTACTTCAGCTACAGCACCGGGCCACGTGGTCTTTGGCGCATGCCATGGCAAGGCGGAAAGCCGGAGCAGGTGCTGGGGGCGAAGTTGATGAGTGATGGCTATAACTGGACAGTAGCGGATGACGGTGTCTTCTTCCGCCAGCGCCATTCGGGCTCGGCATTGCTCAGCTATTTTGACTTCGCCAGGGCAGAGGTCAGGCCGCTGATTGAGTTGCCCCCCAACAGCATCAGCCGTCAGGAGAACATGGTGTGGGTAGAAAAAGAGCAAAAGCTGGTACTGGTGTCGTGGAACTATCCGAGGCGTGACGTGATGCGATTGAGGCATCCTGCGCTGCAATGA
- a CDS encoding DUF2750 domain-containing protein — protein sequence MTKKTLAQITAMTPEARYDYLVTEVKEHKEIWTLQDQDGCVMLTTDDDDCIPMWPSEEAAALWAVDEWQDCEPLSIPLNEWLERWVVGMQDDDLQVAVFPVQDDLGVVVPPWELESRLQPKTRH from the coding sequence ATGACCAAGAAAACACTGGCGCAAATCACCGCCATGACACCCGAAGCCCGCTACGACTATCTGGTTACCGAAGTTAAAGAACATAAGGAAATCTGGACGTTGCAGGATCAGGATGGTTGCGTAATGCTGACCACAGATGACGATGACTGCATCCCAATGTGGCCCTCAGAAGAGGCTGCAGCACTGTGGGCAGTGGACGAGTGGCAGGACTGCGAACCCCTGTCCATCCCACTCAATGAGTGGCTGGAACGCTGGGTAGTGGGTATGCAGGACGACGATCTTCAGGTGGCGGTATTCCCGGTTCAGGATGATTTGGGCGTAGTGGTGCCCCCCTGGGAGCTTGAGAGCCGCCTGCAGCCCAAGACCCGCCACTGA